A stretch of the Mycolicibacterium celeriflavum genome encodes the following:
- a CDS encoding hydroxymethylglutaryl-CoA lyase: MIPEHVDIRDVSLRDGLQIEEPIPLSAKLELLAAVAATGVREMEATAFVSPSKVPALADAAELASHLQQFRDSHGIDFSALVASPNGAKRAIAAGLSSIEYVVSAADGHSHANVGRSSAESTALIGEITAIAHDSGATVEVIVATAWDCPFDGPTPHQRVVDVITTALANDVDRLAIADTIGTTTPRRVTETVAALRPLIGDVPLGAHFHNTRGAGLASAYAAVEAGVTRLDASVGGLGGCPFAPGASGNIASEDLVYLLRDSGIHVDVDLSAAIDAAAVAQRLVGHELPSSLLRAGDRILGD; the protein is encoded by the coding sequence GTGATTCCCGAGCATGTCGACATCCGCGACGTCTCGCTGCGCGACGGCCTGCAGATCGAGGAGCCGATTCCGTTGTCGGCCAAGCTCGAACTGCTCGCCGCCGTGGCCGCGACCGGGGTGCGCGAGATGGAGGCGACGGCGTTCGTCTCGCCCTCGAAGGTGCCGGCGCTGGCCGACGCCGCCGAACTGGCGTCACACCTGCAGCAGTTCCGCGACTCCCACGGCATCGACTTCTCGGCGCTGGTGGCCAGCCCGAACGGCGCGAAACGCGCGATCGCGGCGGGATTGTCGTCGATCGAGTACGTGGTGTCGGCTGCCGACGGCCACAGCCACGCCAACGTGGGCCGCTCCTCGGCCGAGTCCACCGCGCTGATCGGTGAGATCACCGCGATCGCGCATGACAGCGGCGCCACCGTCGAGGTGATCGTCGCGACCGCGTGGGACTGTCCGTTCGACGGGCCGACGCCGCATCAGCGGGTGGTCGACGTGATCACCACCGCGCTGGCGAACGACGTCGACCGGTTGGCGATCGCCGACACGATCGGCACCACCACGCCGCGACGTGTCACCGAGACTGTGGCTGCACTGCGCCCCCTGATCGGTGACGTACCGCTGGGCGCGCACTTCCACAACACCCGCGGCGCCGGGTTGGCGAGCGCATACGCCGCGGTCGAGGCCGGCGTCACCCGGCTGGACGCCTCGGTGGGCGGCCTCGGCGGATGCCCGTTCGCGCCGGGGGCGAGCGGCAACATCGCCAGCGAAGACCTCGTATACCTGTTACGCGACAGCGGGATTCACGTCGACGTCGACCTTTCCGCGGCGATCGATGCGGCCGCTGTCGCGCAGCGCCTCGTCGGCCACGAGCTCCCCAGCTCACTGCTACGCGCGGGCGACCGGATCCTCGGC